The following proteins are co-located in the Flavobacterium sp. CECT 9288 genome:
- the rpmA gene encoding 50S ribosomal protein L27, with the protein MAHKKGVGSSKNGRESESKRLGVKIFGGQAAIAGNIIVRQRGSKHNPGANVYISKDHTLHARVDGVVFFQKKRDNKSYVSILPFEVEA; encoded by the coding sequence ATGGCTCACAAGAAAGGTGTCGGTAGTTCTAAGAATGGTAGAGAATCAGAATCAAAACGTTTAGGCGTTAAGATTTTTGGTGGTCAAGCTGCTATTGCTGGGAACATCATCGTAAGACAAAGAGGTTCAAAACATAATCCAGGTGCTAATGTTTACATCAGTAAAGATCACACACTACACGCAAGAGTAGATGGAGTTGTTTTCTTCCAAAAGAAAAGAGATAACAAATCTTATGTTTCTATACTTCCATTTGAAGTTGAAGCATAA